TAAGCAATAAATTCGAGCAAAAACCTAAACTCAATAATTCCACGAGTATGACTGTTGATTATGACTTGGACAAAATGGATTTAGATGAGGATTACAATGTAGGTTTAAGACTTAAATTAAATCCTATAGAAGAATTGGAAATGGATTTATTGCCTACCATATTGCTGAAAAAGTTTATAGGTATGTTTTAAACTGCAAAATACTTGtatcatttaatatttatatatttttcaattccaGCCTACTCCCGCCAACAAGTTCAACCTTTATTTGTAGCCGAATCGGCTGaggaattaaaaaagttttatctaGAACTAAGACAACAATCGGCCAATTCTCCCACACCCATATCTTCCgggtaagtttttatttaaagatttcagttatctttttaataaatacttgggaatttattaaaaatttgagtATTTCATTcctaaatctaaataaattatgtaaaaaaaaatacattaaacaaaattctataaataatctTACATTAAAAATGGAGCTTAAAATAAATCAtcgtaataattttaaaaacgatgATACTGGCAGTTCGAGTAATATGGCCAATACAAATGACACTACATATGAGGCGGACATTGTGAACACAATAAAGGCAAACtgtaaacatattaaaaaaatattgattagtTTAATTAACgtgttttttcaataaaaaacttaCCATCATTCCGGTACCAAAGTAAATTGGTTGCCGTAATGTTGCTATAACCACACGAGAAATTATCAGATGCACCATAAAGGCACCATAGGTTAAACGACCCAATATACGGAAGATGGGCAGGCAGCAGAATTTACGGAAAATCCCTGAGAAATAAAAAGTAAAGGTTAGGAAAAATTCGAACTATAATTTTTCAACATGTACTGGCAAATTCAATTATTCTCCCTGTGCTGTAAATTGAATCGAAGTAACGTTTTCGTTTGGAAACGAATTCACATATTGgtgttctgtaaatcgaatcCACATGATTTATTCGTTTTACAAACCTGTTTCAATTTACAAAATCATGCGATTTCcaaaataccaatttttttaaattactcaaTTTATGATTAGATTTGGATTTGAGATTTGGtctgttcaataacaaaaacctattacgaattattacaaatttccacataaaaattttaaatttgtattgaaaaactggaaaatttataaacaatttgttataattcgtaatagttttttgttattgaacagaCCAATTGTTAATCAATTATTTGCGATTTACGATTTTACTGACCCCTCTCCTAAGGAATGCTTAAAATAAGGTTGATATTAAAACGTCTAAAGTACAAAATTACTCTGattgaaaaatatatcaatattgtcACGTCACCTAACAGCAGCTATCTATTTTTCGTATCAATGTCTATAGGTAAATATCGAGTAATAATTCAGCTCTGGGTGGAGAAAGCTCGCGCGTAATTGCCATTATCGCTTAAGGGTAATAAGGCGGCTCTCTCTAGCATTGCTTAAGGTTTTTGCATTGACCACAAGCATTagtatataaccttcaccatgagtgacaatggtatgtataagtttgtcattccgtttgtaatttctacatttttttttgttacagtcttatatataaataggccacatgTTTTTTTGTCGTACACtcttaagtatgttattgtccaccaatattgatgaaacatatcgagcccttagcgccaaattatcgtaagcgacatttttaaaatttttgttttattgcagaaattaaaattttatggaccgactgatgttttagcgttctcagaatatcaaaattgttaataacatcaaaaatatagggggtaagattttatcgtaagtcaatgtttatattttacagtaaacaaattttatcgtaagcgacacacagtggtatagaaaaaaaagagggaaataaatatgtaacttctaaatggttagattggtttgaatgaaatttcacatgcgcaaagaagaagtgttgtcgagtttaagttttgaacgtggacctcatgggcccatcaggggcgcgaccaagggccctcaaagtaggacacctcggttatgttacatttttaaaacgatattatttcttggtttgagttccgatttcaacaacattatacatgtagaatcttctcatcgagcactacaaaaaacctaaaaaaccgtagctatcaattatatgtatattatagcttaggagatattcgcatttgaaaattaaattttcaacatttttacccaccctactccagttttttgataacagcgtatccaaatatttcccgattttctccagttttcctttattggaccaacaacacatgtatgtgtcaaatggaaaaagaactgtttaaaaaaatgactaagtcaaaagttatatgcatttgaatttataaaattcttaaaaaacgatttttggctatttttttgtgaaaaaataactttttttctttttaagttatcgcaaaaaatttctaagataatgtataaggaatttctactttctgaaagctaagttttgataaaatattttaaaggaaaccaaatttcaaaattgttgttaccgaggggaccaggtcctttcaaaaaacacctattttttatgtaaaataaaactttagggcaaaaattctcaaatcgcgtatccgatattaaaatattgtaaccgattataggtggctcaatatgtttctaattattttgtaaagggtcccgataaccccgatattatagccaaaaaactaaaaattagcatttttgggaattgcgggattgctgattataaatttcaaaattcgtttttatttttccattttaaatacatagaaaaatctacataactgtgaaatttcattaaaaactatttataaataaaaatttaatttcaatttttgtatatatgcaaaaattcaataaaaaacattagtattccatgaatttttaattgtcaaaagttataaatatttttgaaaaatagacaattaacttgaacgaaattatattatatcgcatcataatatttttaattctatgtataaatttcaaaataaacaaaaaaaccttctcctgtaaaatttgtgttttgttgcttacgataatttggcgctaagggctcgatatattgtttaaaaggtttttttctctagaagtgaacaatataaaaaaaaatatttaaatattctttccataaaagtggtaaaaacgttttaaaattggtCGAATTTCAACCACCAGACGATCCtagttaatataaataaacatatattttgtgGTGGAGTACCAAACAAAACTCAAATAGGATATTGGTGGAGACCAAAGAACTCAGGAGTGGTGCTCAGTAAGGCAGGGTTCCTATACGAAGGTATAGGTCGAGTGATAATTCCTAGACCAAGTTCTTTTTTTGTGTGGTGATATACCCATCGGGATCAGCCAAATAATCCTCCCATCCCTCGCGACtgttaatgtaaaatattaagcAAAACTAAAGGAAAATATAGCATGGTTTATAAtatctagtttagttctagtgcAGCTGTAATCCATGTTATAGTCGGGGTTTTGTAAAATATGATCATATGAATCTatgacatttaaaattaaatccaaTTTCTTTACTTACATCCACATTTCGATGACATTCCTATAATGAATATACCCAAACCAATTCCCCAAACATTACGCTGTATGGCTGCATATAAACTATTCCACAAGCGCATATCTTCATCATGATACTGTTGCAGGAAAGTGTGACCGGAAAACATCCACAATATGGCAATGGGTATAAGACTGTAGAAAAATGCATGGAATAACTTATTTTGTCGTAACTTTATTTGATTCGTAGACACATAATCATAGATAAGAGCAGCCAAAACACCACAGAAATAACAGGCGAAATTCATGTGGAATGGAACatagaattcattaaattgGCGACTTTCCACAAAGGAATCACGTTGAATTCTGAAATAATAAAAGCCATTATTCATTTAAGATGTCAAACTTTAAGTTTCACATATAACTTACTGCGGTGTGGGCATAAATATAGCATGAAATTCTTGAACATAAGTTACTATTCCCGGTAAAGCCATGAATATGGCAAATACAATGCCTAAAATCCAATTGCGAGCTTTGCGCCATCTGTGAATAAagcaaaaatgtgttaaaagttgcatttatttaaaaaaaaaagaattttaaatttacttatgGGCCATCATTAGAAACACCAAACTCAAAACAAACGATTGAGTATCTGAGGCCAAATACCAACCTTGCAGCATGCACTTTGGAAAACGATAGATAGAGAGAGATAAATTagatattataaattaataaaattttacataaacataCCCGTTCATTTGTATtgatataattgtttaaatacaataaattggCCCACCAATTTTTGCGGCACGACAATTGTTCACGCTCCAATATGTGACGCCACAAAGGACCGCCGGCATTGTCAAAATAAATACCACTCCAAAGTATAACAAAGCCGTAAGGTATGGTCAATCTGGAAATAAatgtcaaattaaaaatgtttgtatgaaaatcttctaaattttaaataccaTTTGGTTGTGTTTCTTAATTAGAAACTTAACTCAAATACTTTAGCTTACCTTAAATAACGGAATGcattgaatttaataaataaaacaatatattgcAGCGTGGACAATTCCTCATTTTGCTTGGCCACCACCAACCAATTAATGGTCAACAATAGGCCacttataacaaaaaatgttacGGTAATCAATGATCCCGCTACCAATAAAGTACCCGCCAATGTATGTAATAATCTCTCTGGATCTTGAGGATTACTGATGGCTCCCTCATACAGCACCCAATTAGTGTGAGCAAATATTACCAAAAACATGGAGAAGAACTTAAAACAATCCAGAAATCTTAATTCTCTGCCAACTTTGCCATTGGGCTCTTGATTTAAACGATACCAATTGCGAGCTATAGAAAAACTCACGCACATTTTGCAAGCTGAAATTTAATTACAACATTAGTGTTTGTTTccagtaaatcaaaaaaaaaatatttacctaaATTTCCTGGTGATGCCTTGTAATGATCACGATCTGTTAACAGTTTATCTTTACGTTTATGCTTCAAATATAAATCAAACAAACTGCTGGCTGTGGCGAATAGTATAAGCAGACCCACTGCtgcataaaatgttaaattccaagaatctgaaaaaaaattatataagagTTGTTTAGAATCAGacattaattttcttaaatttgtaatAAGAAGTTCCTCTAATGTATTTCAGAAGTCCTAAAGCAAAATTGAAAACGATCccaattttctatttttgatGCAATTGATTGTTGTACTATATGTATCTGGAATCTAATAGttaacatatgggcaattctatatcatcgtacgtgacatttgtacgcctatagagtgcaatagattttgcaaaaataagagtatctgaaaaataatttggtctttatgttcc
The nucleotide sequence above comes from Calliphora vicina chromosome 1, idCalVici1.1, whole genome shotgun sequence. Encoded proteins:
- the LOC135949595 gene encoding nose resistant to fluoxetine protein 6, translated to MQIKFMLWLIAILSMFGIYAKGFEMNMTQYYKMPSLYNLDDYDRCLQEFNDFSMYCFVRADVIPQRDNNNEAWQAIEEISMYYKHHFQHRHLYYGICVQWCQLEINQLPEDEANDLFKGILVNNTKVNIYLNLFKSEDVHRQRYNRLLNQCINMRLKNYNLSAESMIEYCESSNRTIEQDSWNLTFYAAVGLLILFATASSLFDLYLKHKRKDKLLTDRDHYKASPGNLACKMCVSFSIARNWYRLNQEPNGKVGRELRFLDCFKFFSMFLVIFAHTNWVLYEGAISNPQDPERLLHTLAGTLLVAGSLITVTFFVISGLLLTINWLVVAKQNEELSTLQYIVLFIKFNAFRYLRLTIPYGFVILWSGIYFDNAGGPLWRHILEREQLSCRKNWWANLLYLNNYINTNERCMLQGWYLASDTQSFVLSLVFLMMAHKWRKARNWILGIVFAIFMALPGIVTYVQEFHAIFMPTPQIQRDSFVESRQFNEFYVPFHMNFACYFCGVLAALIYDYVSTNQIKLRQNKLFHAFFYSLIPIAILWMFSGHTFLQQYHDEDMRLWNSLYAAIQRNVWGIGLGIFIIGMSSKCGWIFRKFCCLPIFRILGRLTYGAFMVHLIISRVVIATLRQPIYFGTGMMFAFIVFTMSASYVVSFVLAILLELPVSSFLKLLR